One Prunus dulcis chromosome 7, ALMONDv2, whole genome shotgun sequence DNA segment encodes these proteins:
- the LOC117634149 gene encoding receptor protein kinase TMK1-like, producing the protein MEDHSAKLVLVALLLSLVSVVLCATDPNDLAILNQFRKNMENPELLKWPENGEDPCGDKWEHVFCDDERVSQIQVQNLGLKGPLPQNFNQLTELTNIGLQRNKFSGPLPSLKGLSQLRYAYLDFNDFSSIPVDFFDGLDALEVLALDSNNLNSTSGWTFPPQLANSAQLKNISCMSCNLVGPLPDFLGNLSSLTVLQLSGNGLTGGIPLSFTGLNLQILWLNNPTGPGLTGPIDILTTMLQLNSVWLHGNQFTGTIPESIGNLTSLKDLNLNQNQLVGLVPDSLANLALDSLNLNNNHLMGPIPKFKAQNVTFTSNSFCQPTPGLPCAPEVMALVEFLDGLNYPSTLVSKWSGNDPCGSWLGVSCGNNGKVSVINLPKYNLNGTLSPSVAELDSLVQIRLQNNNLRGSVPENWTSLKSLTVLDLSGNNISPPLPKFSKTINVAVDDNPLFHGNPSAAAAPPENGPSSANNSSSSSTGSGSHVNGTSKSTQPKGSKRASLVLIVAPVTSVAVIAALLVIPLSMYYCKKRRDAFQTTSSLVIHPRDPSDSDNMVKVVVASNTNGSASTVTGSGSASRNSSGIGESHVIEAGNLIISVQVLRNVTKNFAPENELGRGGFGVVYKGELDDGTKIAVKRMEAGVICNKALDEFQAEIAVLSKVRHRHLVSLLGYCIEGNERMLVYEYMPQGALSRHLFHWKTFKVEPLSWKRRLNIALDVARGMEYLHNLAHKSFIHRDLKSSNILLGDDFRAKVSDFGLVKLAPDGEKSVVTRLAGTFGYLAPEYAVTGKITTKADVFSFGVVLMELLTGMMALDEDRPEESQYLAAWFWHIKSNKEKLMAAIDPALDKKEETFESIATIAELAGHCTAREPSQRPDMGHAVNVLSPLVEKWKPLDDESEEYSGIDYSLPLTQMVKGWQEAEGKDSSYLDLEDSKGSIPARPTGFAESFTSADGR; encoded by the exons ATGGAAGACCATAGTGCAAAGCTTGTGCTAGTAGCACTTCTTCTCTCACTTGTTTCAGTTGTTCTCTGTGCCACAGACCCTAATGACTTGGCTATTCTCAACCAGTTCAGAAAAAACATGGAGAACCCAGAGCTCTTGAAGTGGCCTGAGAATGGTGAAGACCCATGTGGGGATAAATGGGAGCATGTGTTCTGTGATGATGAGAGGGTGTCTCAGATTCAGGTTCAAAATCTGGGCTTGAAGGGTCCTCTGCCTCAGAACTTCAACCAGCTCACTGAGCTCACCAACATAGGCCTCCAGAGGAACAAATTTAGTGGGCCATTACCATCTCTCAAAGGGCTGTCACAGCTGCGGTATGCTTATTTGGATTTCAATGATTTCAGTTCAATTCCTGTTGACTTCTTTGATGGCCTTGATGCTTTGGAAGTTTTGGCCTTGGATAgcaataatttgaattctacTTCAGGGTGGACATTTCCTCCTCAGTTGGCAAACTCAGCACAATTGAAGAATATTTCTTGTATGAGTTGCAATTTGGTTGGTCCATTGCCTGATTTTCTTGGGAACTTGTCCTCTCTGACAGTTTTGCAACTCTCAGGCAATGGCTTAACTGGTGGAATTCCTCTGAGTTTTACTGGCCTGAATTTGCAGATACTTTGGTTGAACAATCCAACAGGTCCTGGCTTGACTGGTCCAATTGATATTCTGACTACAATGTTGCAGCTTAACAGTGTGTGGCTTCATGGGAATCAGTTCACAGGCACAATCCCAGAAAGCATTGGTAATTTAACTTCTTTGAAGGATCTTAATCTCAATCAAAACCAACTTGTTGGTCTTGTTCCTGATAGCTTGGCCAATTTAGCACTTGacagtttgaatttgaacaaTAACCATCTGATGGgtccaatcccaaaatttaaaGCACAGAATGTGACTTTTACTTCAAATTCATTTTGTCAACCCACTCCGGGGCTTCCTTGCGCCCCAGAGGTTATGGCACTTGTAGAGTTCCTTGATGGGTTGAATTACCCTTCCACACTTGTTTCTAAATGGTCTGGTAATGATCCTTGTGGTTCATGGTTGGGCGTTAGTTGTGGCAACAATGGAAAGGTCTCTGTTATAAATCTTCCGAAGTACAATCTGAATGGTACATTGAGTCCTTCAGTTGCTGAGTTAGATTCTCTTGTTCAAATTAGGCTTCAGAATAACAACTTGAGGGGTTCAGTTCCTGAAAACTGGACTAGCTTGAAATCCCTGACTGTGTTGGATCTTAGTGGGAACAATATTTCCCCTCCATTGCCAAAATTCAGTAAAACTATCAACGTTGCCGTTGATGACAATCCTTTATTTCATGGTAATCCATCTGCAGCGGCAGCACCACCAGAGAATGGCCCTTCCTCAGCAAACAATTCATCTTCCTCATCCACAGGCTCAGGTTCTCATGTCAATGGTACTTCTAAATCAACCCAACCAAAAGGATCAAAACGGGCCAGCTTAGTTTTAATTGTAGCCCCTGTCACAAGTGTTGCTGTTATTGCTGCGTTGCTTGTAATTCCTTTGTCCATGTACTACTGTAAGAAGAGAAGAGATGCCTTCCAGACTACAAGTTCCCTTGTAATTCACCCAAGAGATCCATCTGATTCAGATAATATGGTTAAGGTTGTTGTTGCTAGTAATACCAATGGAAGCGCTTCAACCGTAACAGGGAGTGGTTCTGCAAGCAGAAACAGCAGTGGGATAGGTGAGTCTCATGTTATTGAAGCTGGAAATCTCATCATATCAGTTCAAGTTCTTCGGAACGTGACAAAGAATTTTGCCCCAGAAAATGAGCTTGGCCGTGGTGGATTTGGGGTGGTTTATAAGGgagaattggatgatgggaCAAAAATAGCAGTGAAAAGGATGGAGGCGGGCGTGATTTGCAACAAAGCCTTGGATGAATTCCAGGCTGAAATTGCAGTTCTTTCAAAGGTCCGGCACCGTCATTTGGTATCACTTTTGGGTTATTGCATTGAAGGAAATGAGAGAATGCTTGTCTATGAATATATGCCTCAAGGGGCTCTAAGCAGGCATCTTTTCCATTGGAAAACCTTCAAAGTAGAGCCTCTCTCTTGGAAGAGGAGGCTAAATATTGCCTTGGATGTTGCTAGGGGGATGGAGTATCTTCACAATCTTGCTCACAAAAGCTTCATACACAGAGATCTTAAATCATCAAATATCTTACTTGGTGACGATTTTAGAGCAAAAGTATCAGATTTCGGATTGGTGAAACTGGCTCCTGATGGTGAAAAATCTGTTGTGACCAGGCTTGCTGGGACTTTTGGTTACTTAGCACCAGAGTATGCCG TGACTGGAAAAATTACAACCAAAGCAGATGTCTTCAGTTTTGGTGTTGTGTTAATGGAACTATTGACTGGAATGATGGCACTGGATGAGGATAGGCCTGAAGAAAGCCAGTACTTGGCAGCATGGTTCTGGCACATAAAATCGAATAAGGAGAAACTCATGGCCGCCATTGACCCGGCCCttgacaaaaaagaagaaacatttGAGAGCATTGCCACAATTGCAGAGCTAGCTGGGCACTGCACTGCAAGGGAACCCAGCCAAAGACCAGATATGGGCCATGCTGTGAATGTGTTGTCCCCGCTTGTAGAAAAATGGAAACCGTTGGATGACGAGAGTGAGGAATACTCTGGGATAGATTACAGCCTTCCCCTTACCCAGATGGTGAAGGGTTGGCAGGAAGCCGAAGGAAAGGACTCCAGTTATCTGGACCTAGAAGACAGCAAGGGCAGTATCCCAGCAAGGCCAACAGGGTTTGCAGAGTCTTTTACTTCTGCTGATGGCCGGTAa
- the LOC117634330 gene encoding digalactosyldiacylglycerol synthase 1, chloroplastic, with protein sequence MASEGQASTSSNAFSFISKGWREVKDSADADLQLMKHRANEFKNLATSFDRELENLFKFNSASAIRSSPRSEIDFVKKLQPKLSEFRRVYSSPDFSKKVLEKWGPRSRIRIDLSAIKNALVSEGEDRDGVMEFDRVRRRRPLKFSEFWGEWKGDGEAEDEERQSNKDWEPIRALKTRLKEFEKREFLGGFKNSEFVEKFKSSLKSMYKEPEKSKAVPPLDVTELLACLVRQSEPFLDQLGVRRNVCEKIVESLCSKSKNQLLHPLSSGESSVLDSESINDELDLRIASVLQSTGHSYDGGFWTDHAKNDPSDQKRHVAIVTTASLPWMTGTAVNPLFRAAYLAESAKQNVTLLVPWLCKSDQELVYPSDVTFTSPEEQETYIRNWLEERVGFKADFKISFYPGKFSKERRSIIPAGDTSQFIPSKDADIAILEEPEHLNWYHHGKRWTDKFNHVVGVVHTNYLEYIKREKNGALQAFFVKHINNWVTRAYCDKVLRLSAATQDLPRSLICNVHGVNPKFLRIGEKVAADRELGQETFSKGAYFLGKMVWAKGYRELIDLLAKHKNNLDGFKLDVYGNGEDANEVQSTAKSLDLNLNFLKGRDHADDSLHGYKVFINPSVSDVLCTATAEALAMGKFVVCANHPSNEFFRSFPNCLTYETPEDFVAKVKEAMESDPKPLTPEQRYNLSWEAATQRFMEYSDLDKVLNKDNNGAKSSIGNGKKISKSASVPSLTGMVDGGLAFAHYCLTGNEFLRLCTGAIPGTRDYDKQHCKDLHLLPPHVENPIYGW encoded by the exons ATGGCCAGCGAAGGTCAAGCTTCGACCTCCTCCAACGCCTTCTCCTTCATTTCAAAGGGGTGGAGGGAGGTGAAGGACTCGGCTGACGCGGATCTCCAATTGATGAAGCACCGGGCCAACGAGTTTAAGAACCTAGCGACGTCGTTCGACCGCGAGCTCGAGAACCTGTTCAAATTCAACTCGGCGTCGGCGATTCGGTCGTCGCCGCGGTCGGAGATAGACTTCGTCAAGAAGCTGCAGCCGAAGCTCTCCGAGTTTCGGAGGGTGTACTCGTCGCCGGACTTCAGCAAGAAGGTGCTGGAGAAGTGGGGCCCCAGGTCCAGGATTCGGATCGATTTATCGGCGATAAAGAATGCTTTGGTATCGGAGGGGGAGGACAGGGATGGGGTTATGGAATTTGATAGGGTTAGGAGGAGGAGGCCTCTGAAGTTTAGTGAGTTTTGGGGTGAGTGGAAAGGAGACGGTGAGGCTGAGGATGAGGAAAGGCAGTCTAATAAGGATTGGGAACCAATTCGGGCGTTGAAGACGAGATTGAAAGAGTTCGAGAAGCGAGAATTTCTTGGTGGGTTTAAGAATAGTGagtttgttgagaaattcAAATCCAGCTTG AAATCAATGTACAAGGAACCTGAGAAGTCAAAG GCAGTACCTCCATTGGATGTGACAGAACTTTTGGCATGCTTGGTTAGGCAATCTGAGCCTTTTCTGGATCAACTTGGCGTTAGAAGAA ATGTATGTGAGAAAATAGTGGAAAGCTTGTGTAGCAAAAGCAAGAACCAACTTCTGCACCCCCTTTCTTCCGGAGAGTCATCTGTTCTAGACAGTGAAAGCATAAATGATGAATTAGACTTAAGGATAGCCAGCGTCCTCCAGAGCACAGGGCATTCTTATGATGGTGGGTTTTGGACAGACCATGCAAAGAATGACCCATCAGACCAGAAACGACATGTTGCTATTGTCACAACTGCTAGTCTTCCTTGGATGACTGGAACTGCAGTGAATCCGCTGTTTCGTGCTGCATATCTTGCAGAGTctgcaaaacaaaatgttACATTATTAGTTCCATGGCTTTGTAAATCAGATCAAGAACTAGTATATCCTAGCGACGTCACTTTTACTTCACCAGAAGAGCAGGAAACTTATATCCGTAACTGGCTTGAGGAAAGAGTTGGCTTTAAGGCTGACTTTAAGATCTCTTTTTATCCAGGAAAG TTTTCAAAAGAAAGGCGAAGCATTATACCAGCTGGAGACACTTCTCAGTTTATTCCGTCAAAGGATGCTGACATTGCTATCCTCGAAGAACCAGAACACTTGAATTGGTACCATCATGGTAAGCGTTGGACTGATAAATTTAACCATGTTGTTGGTGTTGTTCACACAAATTACTTGGAATATATCAAGAGGGAGAAGAATGGAGCTCTCCAAGCATTCTTTGTGAAGCACATAAACAATTGGGTTACAAGAGCATATTGCGACAAG GTTCTTCGCCTTTCAGCTGCCACACAGGATTTACCTAGGTCTCTGATTTGCAATGTCCACGGTGTGAATCCCAAGTTCTTGAGAATTGGAGAAAAGGTGGCCGCAGATAGGGAACTTGGACAGGAAACATTCTCAAAAGGAGCATATTTCTTAGGGAAGATGGTATGGGCAAAGGGATACCGTGAGCTGATAGATTTGTTGGCAAAGCATAAGAATAACCTTGATGGCTTCAAGTTGGACGTGTATGGGAATGGAGAGGATGCCAATGAAGTTCAGAGTACAGCTAAAAGCTTGGATTTGAATCTCAATTTTCTGAAAGGAAGAGACCATGCAGATGATTCTCTTCACGG GTACAAAGTCTTCATAAATCCCAGTGTTAGTGATGTACTCTGCACAGCTACCGCTGAGGCGCTTGCCATGGGCAAATTTGTAGTTTGTGCGAATCATCCATCAAATGAGTTCTTCAGATCATTTCCTAATTGTTTGACCTATGAAACACCTGAGGACTTTGTTGCGAAAGTGAAGGAAGCAATGGAAAGTGACCCTAAGCCCCTTACTCCAGAGCAAAGATACAATCTATCATGGGAAGCTGCTACCCAGAGATTCATGGAGTACTCCGATCTTGATAAAGTCTTGAATAAAGACAACAACGGTGCAAAATCAAGCATAGGCAATGGAAAGAAGATCTCAAAGTCGGCATCAGTGCCTAGCTTGACGGGTATGGTTGATGGTGGTTTGGCATTTGCCCACTACTGTCTCACTGGGAATGAATTCCTTCGACTCTGCACAGGAGCAATACCTGGAACCCGTGACTACGACAAGCAACACTGTAAAGACCTTCATCTCTTGCCGCCTCACGTAGAAAATCCAATTTATGGCTGGTAA